The following are from one region of the Gammaproteobacteria bacterium genome:
- the rpoB gene encoding DNA-directed RNA polymerase subunit beta, which translates to MSYSFTEKKRIRKSFAKRASVLPIPFLLATQLESYAAFLQENVAPNKRQNQGLQAAFNSIFPIESHTKNARLDFISYELGTPVFDVKECQQRGLTYASPLRARVRLTIMDKEISKPTVKEVKEQEVYMGEIPLMTETGSFVINGTERVIVSQLHRSPGVFFEHDRGKTHSSGKLLFSARIIPYRGSWLDFEFDPKDCLFFRIDRRRKMPVTTLLKAIGCTTEQILQEFFIFDCFHFSDKSIQFELVPERMRGEVASFDIVGKGKKVIVQKDKRITAKHIREMQEAGIDQLDVPDDFLLGRILAHSIVDKETGEFVALANDEITEETLTKIRKAGVKKIHSLYVNDLNYGAYISQTLKIDETTDEMNAQVAIYRMMRPGEPPTEEAVKALFAGLFYSPERYDLSVVGRMKFNRRVGRTELTGSPTLSNEDIIAVIKILVELRNGRGEIDDIDHLGNRRVRSVGELAENQFRSGLVRVERAVKERLSQAESENLMPHDLINAKPVSAAAREFFGSSQLSQFMDQTNPLSEVTHKRRISALGPGGLTRERAGFEVRDVHPTHYGRVCPIETPEGPNIGLINSLALYARTNEYGFIETPYSKVKDSRVTEEIDYLSAIEEGNFIIAQANAELNDKNQLISDIVSCRHKNEFALSSPERVEYVDVAPAQIVSVAASLIPFLEHDDANRALMGSNMQRQAVPCLRAEKPYVGTGIERVVAVHSGTTVRAKRGGIVDYIDASRIVVRVHDAETRMGEVGVDIYNLIKYTRSNQNTNINQRPLVKVGDDISRDDVIADGASTDMGELALGQNMLVAFMPWNGYNFEDSILISERIVAEDRFTSIHIEELSVVSRDTKLGTEEITADIPNLSEHQLSRLDESGIVYIGAEVEAGDVLVGKVTPKGETQLTPEEKLLRAIFGEKASDVKDTSLRVPSGISGTVIDVQVFTREGIERDKRAQKIIDDELDRYKKDLADQLRIVEEDAFARIERLLTGKIATGGPHKLVKGKEITTEYLKSFDPHYWFDIRLADEDASIQLEQVRESMAQKRKAFDAAFDEKKKKLTQGDELAPGVQKMVKIYIAVKRRLQPGDKMAGRHGNKGVISKIVPLEDMPYMANGTAVDVVLNPLGVPSRMNVGQILEVHLGWAAKGLGKKIDEMLKAQQNANEIREFLDKIYNSSGKKEDIASLSDNEILSLAENLTEGVPFATPVFDGATEDEIKDMLELAGLPRSGQITLYDGRTGEAFDRSVTVGYMHVLKLHHLVDDKMHARSTGPYSLVTQQPLGGKAQFGGQRFGEMEVWALEAYGAAYTLQEMLTVKSDDVTGRTKVYESIVKGDHKIDAGMPESFNVLVKEIRSLGMDIDLEQY; encoded by the coding sequence ATGAGCTATTCGTTCACAGAGAAAAAACGTATCCGTAAAAGTTTTGCCAAACGTGCGAGCGTATTACCCATTCCGTTTCTTCTCGCTACTCAGCTCGAATCATATGCAGCTTTTTTACAGGAAAATGTTGCACCTAATAAACGCCAAAATCAGGGATTACAAGCTGCTTTTAATTCAATTTTTCCAATCGAAAGCCATACCAAAAATGCACGGCTTGATTTTATAAGCTATGAGCTTGGGACACCGGTATTCGATGTCAAGGAATGCCAGCAGCGCGGACTTACCTATGCATCGCCATTGCGCGCCAGAGTAAGGCTGACGATTATGGATAAGGAAATATCCAAACCGACGGTCAAAGAAGTCAAAGAGCAAGAAGTTTACATGGGCGAGATCCCCTTGATGACCGAGACAGGCTCGTTTGTCATCAATGGCACGGAACGCGTGATCGTTTCACAACTCCATCGTTCCCCTGGGGTATTTTTCGAACATGATCGCGGCAAAACGCACTCTTCGGGAAAATTATTGTTTTCTGCACGGATTATTCCTTATCGCGGATCGTGGTTGGATTTTGAATTTGATCCGAAGGATTGTTTATTTTTCAGGATTGACCGTCGCCGCAAAATGCCGGTGACTACACTACTTAAAGCAATCGGCTGTACTACCGAGCAGATACTGCAAGAATTTTTCATTTTTGATTGTTTTCATTTCTCAGATAAAAGCATTCAATTTGAACTCGTACCAGAACGCATGCGGGGCGAAGTAGCGAGTTTTGATATAGTGGGCAAAGGTAAGAAAGTTATCGTTCAAAAGGATAAACGCATTACGGCTAAGCATATCCGGGAAATGCAGGAAGCTGGTATCGATCAACTGGATGTACCGGATGATTTTTTACTCGGAAGGATACTGGCACACAGTATAGTCGATAAGGAAACAGGCGAATTTGTCGCGCTTGCGAATGATGAAATTACCGAAGAAACATTGACTAAGATTCGTAAAGCCGGCGTAAAGAAAATTCATTCACTCTATGTGAATGATTTGAATTATGGTGCGTATATCTCACAAACATTGAAGATTGATGAGACAACCGACGAGATGAACGCGCAGGTTGCGATTTACCGTATGATGCGCCCCGGTGAACCGCCGACGGAAGAAGCTGTTAAGGCGCTATTTGCCGGTTTATTTTACTCGCCTGAACGCTACGATTTATCAGTTGTGGGTCGAATGAAATTTAACCGCCGGGTGGGTAGGACTGAACTGACGGGATCTCCGACACTATCCAATGAGGATATTATTGCGGTTATTAAAATTCTGGTTGAATTACGCAATGGCCGGGGTGAGATAGACGATATTGACCATCTGGGTAATCGCCGGGTACGTTCGGTAGGCGAGTTGGCGGAAAATCAATTCAGATCGGGATTGGTGCGCGTAGAGCGTGCAGTCAAGGAGCGATTAAGTCAGGCAGAATCGGAAAATCTGATGCCGCATGATTTGATTAATGCGAAACCGGTTTCAGCGGCTGCGCGTGAATTCTTCGGTTCGAGCCAATTGTCGCAGTTTATGGACCAAACGAATCCTCTATCTGAGGTCACCCACAAACGACGTATCTCAGCTTTGGGACCCGGAGGTCTGACACGTGAGAGAGCGGGGTTTGAGGTGCGCGATGTGCACCCGACGCATTATGGGCGCGTGTGTCCGATCGAAACTCCGGAAGGACCGAATATCGGTTTGATAAATTCGCTAGCACTGTATGCGCGAACCAATGAATATGGATTTATTGAAACTCCGTATAGTAAAGTGAAAGATAGCCGGGTGACGGAAGAGATCGATTATTTGTCCGCTATTGAAGAGGGCAATTTTATTATTGCTCAGGCAAATGCTGAGCTTAACGATAAAAATCAATTGATTAGCGACATCGTCTCCTGCCGCCACAAAAACGAGTTTGCATTGTCGTCACCTGAGCGGGTTGAGTATGTTGATGTGGCGCCAGCGCAAATTGTCTCTGTGGCTGCTTCACTCATTCCTTTTCTCGAGCATGATGATGCAAACCGTGCTTTGATGGGATCAAACATGCAACGCCAAGCCGTTCCTTGTCTGCGCGCGGAAAAACCGTACGTTGGCACCGGCATTGAGCGCGTGGTGGCAGTGCATTCAGGAACAACTGTGCGGGCTAAGCGCGGTGGAATTGTAGATTATATTGATGCCAGCCGGATTGTGGTGCGGGTGCATGATGCGGAAACTCGCATGGGCGAAGTGGGAGTGGATATTTATAATCTTATTAAGTACACCCGCTCAAACCAGAATACCAATATCAATCAGCGCCCCTTAGTCAAGGTTGGTGACGATATCAGCAGAGACGATGTCATAGCCGACGGCGCTTCCACTGATATGGGCGAACTGGCATTGGGACAGAACATGCTGGTGGCATTTATGCCGTGGAACGGCTATAACTTTGAAGATTCCATCTTGATATCAGAGCGGATTGTAGCTGAGGATCGCTTTACATCAATACATATTGAAGAGCTGTCCGTGGTAAGCCGGGATACCAAACTGGGCACCGAAGAGATAACGGCAGATATTCCCAATTTGTCCGAACATCAACTCAGCCGACTTGACGAATCGGGTATCGTCTATATCGGCGCGGAAGTCGAGGCTGGCGACGTACTGGTCGGGAAAGTCACACCGAAAGGAGAAACGCAGTTAACACCGGAAGAGAAATTATTGCGTGCCATTTTCGGTGAGAAAGCATCGGATGTCAAAGATACATCGCTACGGGTTCCATCAGGGATTTCAGGTACAGTCATCGATGTGCAAGTATTCACACGCGAAGGCATAGAACGTGACAAACGTGCGCAAAAAATTATTGATGACGAACTTGATCGCTATAAAAAGGATCTGGCCGATCAATTGCGTATCGTGGAAGAAGATGCGTTTGCGCGTATTGAACGTCTATTGACCGGTAAAATTGCAACCGGCGGACCGCATAAGCTGGTTAAAGGAAAAGAGATTACAACTGAATATCTGAAGAGTTTTGATCCGCATTATTGGTTTGATATCCGCTTAGCCGATGAAGATGCGAGCATACAGCTGGAGCAGGTGCGTGAAAGTATGGCGCAAAAGCGCAAAGCATTTGATGCGGCATTTGACGAGAAAAAGAAAAAACTCACGCAGGGAGATGAATTGGCGCCCGGTGTGCAGAAAATGGTGAAGATTTATATCGCGGTTAAACGGCGCTTGCAGCCCGGCGATAAAATGGCGGGACGTCATGGCAACAAGGGTGTGATCTCGAAAATTGTTCCTTTGGAAGATATGCCCTACATGGCGAATGGAACAGCAGTCGATGTGGTATTGAATCCATTGGGAGTTCCTTCCCGGATGAATGTCGGGCAAATTCTGGAAGTGCATTTGGGATGGGCCGCGAAGGGATTGGGCAAAAAAATCGATGAAATGCTAAAAGCCCAGCAGAATGCAAATGAAATCAGGGAATTTTTGGATAAGATTTATAACAGCAGTGGCAAAAAGGAAGATATAGCTTCATTATCGGATAACGAAATCTTATCGTTAGCGGAAAATTTGACCGAAGGAGTTCCGTTTGCAACACCTGTATTTGATGGAGCAACCGAGGATGAAATTAAGGATATGCTGGAGCTTGCCGGATTGCCGCGATCGGGGCAGATCACGCTGTATGATGGTCGAACAGGAGAAGCATTTGACCGGTCGGTCACGGTTGGCTATATGCATGTTCTGAAACTGCATCATTTGGTGGATGATAAGATGCATGCACGCTCTACAGGTCCTTACAGTTTGGTGACTCAGCAACCATTGGGCGGTAAAGCGCAATTTGGCGGACAGCGTTTTGGTGAGATGGAGGTTTGGGCGCTGGAAGCTTATGGCGCTGCTTATACCTTGCAGGAAATGTTGACGGTGAAATCCGATGATGTTACCGGACGTACTAAAGTATATGAGAGTATCGTCAAGGGGGATCATAAGATCGATGCCGGCATGCCGGAGTCATTTAATGTACTGGTAAAAGAAATACGCTCATTAGGAATGGATATTGATTTAGAACAATATTGA
- the rpoC gene encoding DNA-directed RNA polymerase subunit beta': MKALLDLFKQVTHKEEFDAIKIGLASPEKIRSWSYGEVKKPETINYRTFKPERDGLFCAKIFGPVKDYECLCGKYKRLKHRGVICEKCGVEVTLSKVRRERMGHIELASPVSHIWFLKSLPSRLGMVLDMTLRDIERVLYFEAYVVTDPGMTPLTRCQLLTEDDYLIKTEEYGDDFNASMGAEGIRDLLSNLDISTEIENLRREMESTGSETKIKKISKRLKLLEAFNKSGIKPQWMILTVLPVLPPDLRPLVPLDGGRFATSDLNDLYRRVINRNNRLKRLLELKAPEIIVRNEKRMLQEAVDSLLDNGRRGKAMTGANKRALKSLADMIKGKGGRFRQNLLGKRVDYSGRSVIVVGPQLKLHQCGLPKKMALELFKPFIFNKLELMGIASTIKAAKREVENESAVVWDILEDVIREHPVMLNRAPTLHRLGIQAFEPVLVEGKAIQLHPLVCAAFNADFDGDQMAVHVPLSLEAQMECRTLMMSTNNVLSPANGEPIIVPSQDIVLGLYYTTREKVGARGEGMIFQNVGEVSRAYETRAVELNAKITVRIKEYDTNADGERYEKITRCETTVGRTLLFEIFPPGLPFSLLNKTLKKKEISKLINASFRRCGLRETVIFADKLMYAGFSYATRAGISICADDMLVPTQKSDIIAAAEKEVKEIEGQYTSGLVTQGERYNKVVDIWGRAGDQVAKAMMNQLGVEPVHDQITGEAKLNEDGKPLAQESFNSIYMMADSGARGSAAQIRQLSGMRGLMAKPDGSIIETPITANFREGLNVLQYFISTHGARKGLADTALKTANSGYLTRRLVDVTQDLVVTEEDCGTGNGVVMKALVEGGEIIEALRERILGRVVAIDVVNPENQEVVFAAGTLLDEDAVDLIESLGIDEVKVRTPLTCETRYGLCAKCYGRDLGRGTPVNVGEAVGVIAAQSIGEPGTQLTMRTFHIGGAASRTAVVSQVESKSSGIVHYSSTMRYVTNAQNELIAISRSGEIIIQDENGRERERHKASYGATLMVRNGETVKAGQILTTWDPHTRPIITEYSGKVRFENVEEGVTVAKQIDEVTGLSTLVVIDPKRRGVLQSKGLRPLVKFLDDDGNEIKMVGSTQSVSITFQIGCIITVRDGQQVSVGEVLARIPQETSKTRDITGGLPRVAELFEARSPKDAGMLAEVTGVVSFGKDTKGKQRLIITDLEGVVHEYLIPKDKHVMAHDGQVVNKGEIIVDGPADPRDILRLQGVEALARYITDEVQDVYRLQGVRINDKHIEVIVRQMLRRVQIINAGDSSFIPGEQVERADLLIENERLIAEKKMPATYEFLLLGITKASLSTDSFISAASFQETTRVLTEAAIMGKKDDLRGLKENVIVGRLVPAGTGLSFHSKRKNQEKVPELGLESGISIDSTV; this comes from the coding sequence ATGAAAGCACTGCTAGATTTATTTAAACAAGTTACTCATAAAGAAGAGTTTGATGCCATCAAGATCGGTCTTGCATCACCCGAGAAAATACGCTCATGGTCTTATGGTGAAGTGAAAAAACCGGAAACGATTAATTATCGTACATTTAAACCGGAAAGGGATGGCTTGTTCTGCGCCAAAATTTTCGGACCGGTAAAGGACTATGAGTGCTTGTGCGGTAAGTACAAACGTTTGAAGCACCGTGGTGTTATTTGTGAAAAATGCGGTGTTGAAGTAACTTTATCCAAAGTTCGCCGCGAGCGGATGGGGCATATCGAACTTGCTTCTCCGGTTTCACATATCTGGTTCCTGAAATCACTGCCTTCCCGGCTTGGCATGGTGCTGGATATGACATTGCGGGATATTGAACGGGTGCTTTATTTCGAAGCGTATGTGGTTACCGATCCTGGTATGACGCCGTTAACGCGTTGTCAGTTGTTGACTGAGGATGATTATCTCATCAAAACAGAGGAATACGGCGATGATTTCAATGCCAGCATGGGAGCGGAAGGTATACGCGATTTGCTGAGTAATCTGGATATCAGCACCGAGATCGAGAACCTGCGTCGTGAAATGGAAAGCACCGGTTCAGAGACAAAAATCAAAAAAATCTCAAAACGTCTCAAGCTGCTGGAAGCATTTAATAAATCCGGGATTAAACCGCAGTGGATGATTTTAACGGTTTTACCGGTATTACCGCCGGATCTCCGGCCTTTGGTGCCGCTGGATGGCGGACGTTTTGCGACTTCCGATCTGAATGATTTGTACCGGCGTGTCATCAACCGTAACAATCGGCTCAAGCGGTTGCTGGAATTGAAAGCGCCGGAAATCATCGTTCGTAATGAAAAACGGATGCTGCAAGAAGCGGTTGACTCGTTACTGGATAATGGCCGTCGTGGAAAAGCGATGACCGGTGCGAATAAACGTGCACTTAAATCCTTGGCCGATATGATCAAGGGTAAAGGCGGTCGTTTCCGTCAGAATTTGCTGGGTAAGCGAGTTGATTATTCAGGACGTTCTGTAATCGTTGTCGGACCTCAGCTGAAACTGCATCAATGCGGCTTGCCGAAGAAAATGGCACTGGAGTTATTTAAACCGTTTATCTTCAATAAACTGGAGCTAATGGGGATAGCTAGCACCATCAAGGCTGCCAAGCGCGAAGTCGAAAATGAAAGCGCAGTGGTATGGGATATATTGGAAGATGTCATTCGGGAGCATCCCGTCATGTTGAACCGGGCGCCGACGTTGCATCGATTGGGTATCCAAGCATTTGAGCCGGTACTGGTCGAAGGCAAGGCAATTCAACTGCATCCGTTAGTGTGCGCAGCTTTTAACGCTGACTTTGACGGTGATCAAATGGCTGTGCATGTACCGCTCTCGTTGGAAGCGCAAATGGAGTGCCGCACATTAATGATGTCAACGAATAACGTGCTCTCTCCTGCCAATGGTGAGCCGATCATTGTGCCATCGCAAGATATCGTGCTTGGACTTTACTATACGACTCGTGAGAAAGTTGGTGCGCGTGGCGAGGGGATGATATTTCAAAATGTGGGCGAGGTTTCGCGAGCATATGAAACCCGAGCGGTAGAGTTGAATGCCAAAATTACAGTGAGAATCAAAGAATACGATACGAATGCCGATGGCGAGCGCTATGAAAAAATCACCCGCTGCGAGACAACGGTAGGGCGGACTTTGTTATTCGAAATTTTTCCGCCGGGCTTGCCATTTTCTTTACTCAATAAAACGCTCAAAAAGAAAGAAATTTCGAAACTTATCAATGCCAGCTTTAGACGGTGCGGATTGCGTGAGACCGTCATTTTTGCGGATAAACTGATGTATGCAGGTTTCAGTTATGCAACACGTGCGGGCATATCCATTTGTGCGGATGATATGCTGGTGCCGACGCAAAAAAGCGATATTATCGCCGCGGCGGAAAAAGAAGTGAAAGAAATTGAAGGACAATATACTTCAGGTCTAGTGACGCAAGGCGAGCGTTATAACAAAGTGGTGGATATTTGGGGGCGGGCGGGCGATCAAGTTGCTAAAGCCATGATGAATCAACTTGGTGTTGAACCGGTACATGATCAAATTACCGGTGAAGCTAAATTGAATGAAGATGGTAAACCGCTGGCGCAAGAATCTTTCAACTCGATCTATATGATGGCGGATTCCGGTGCGCGTGGTTCGGCGGCGCAGATACGTCAGCTTTCAGGGATGCGCGGATTGATGGCAAAACCCGACGGTTCGATTATTGAAACGCCAATCACCGCTAATTTCCGCGAAGGATTGAATGTATTGCAATACTTTATTTCAACACACGGTGCTCGTAAGGGTTTGGCGGATACAGCATTAAAAACGGCAAATTCGGGCTATCTAACGCGGCGTTTAGTCGATGTAACACAGGATCTTGTTGTCACCGAAGAAGATTGCGGTACGGGCAATGGTGTTGTGATGAAGGCGTTGGTAGAAGGCGGTGAAATCATTGAGGCATTACGGGAACGGATTCTTGGCCGGGTTGTAGCAATTGATGTGGTAAATCCTGAAAATCAGGAAGTCGTTTTTGCCGCAGGTACATTGTTAGATGAAGATGCTGTTGATTTAATCGAGTCACTGGGTATTGATGAAGTTAAAGTCCGCACACCGTTGACCTGCGAGACTCGTTACGGGCTATGCGCTAAATGTTATGGCCGTGATTTGGGGCGCGGTACCCCGGTCAATGTTGGTGAAGCAGTAGGGGTTATTGCAGCGCAATCGATTGGCGAGCCTGGTACTCAGTTGACGATGCGCACATTCCATATTGGCGGTGCAGCATCGAGAACGGCTGTTGTCAGTCAGGTTGAGAGTAAATCAAGCGGTATAGTACATTACTCTTCTACAATGCGTTATGTAACGAATGCGCAAAATGAATTGATAGCGATATCGAGGAGTGGCGAGATTATCATTCAAGATGAAAATGGTCGCGAGCGCGAAAGACATAAAGCATCGTATGGCGCAACATTAATGGTGCGTAACGGTGAAACGGTTAAAGCAGGACAGATTCTGACTACCTGGGATCCGCATACGCGGCCAATTATCACGGAATATAGCGGTAAGGTTCGTTTTGAGAATGTCGAAGAAGGCGTGACGGTTGCCAAACAAATTGATGAAGTGACCGGATTATCGACATTGGTGGTTATAGATCCGAAACGCCGTGGTGTTTTGCAATCAAAAGGCTTGCGTCCACTGGTGAAATTCCTGGATGATGACGGCAATGAAATCAAGATGGTTGGAAGTACTCAGTCGGTGAGCATTACATTCCAAATCGGTTGTATCATTACTGTTCGTGACGGACAACAAGTAAGTGTTGGTGAGGTGCTGGCAAGGATTCCACAAGAAACATCCAAAACACGGGATATTACCGGGGGGCTGCCGCGCGTGGCTGAGTTGTTTGAGGCGCGATCACCCAAAGATGCCGGTATGTTGGCCGAGGTGACGGGTGTAGTTTCATTCGGAAAAGATACCAAGGGTAAACAACGACTTATAATAACTGATCTCGAAGGGGTTGTGCATGAGTATTTAATTCCCAAAGATAAGCATGTCATGGCTCATGATGGGCAGGTTGTAAACAAAGGTGAAATTATTGTTGATGGTCCCGCTGATCCGCGCGATATATTACGTTTACAAGGTGTTGAAGCATTGGCGCGTTATATTACCGATGAGGTGCAAGACGTATATCGCTTACAAGGCGTTAGGATAAATGATAAGCATATTGAAGTCATCGTACGTCAAATGTTAAGACGAGTGCAGATTATTAACGCGGGGGATTCGTCGTTTATACCTGGGGAACAGGTTGAGCGTGCTGATCTGTTGATCGAAAACGAGCGACTGATTGCCGAGAAAAAGATGCCGGCTACTTATGAGTTCTTATTGTTAGGTATTACCAAAGCATCGCTATCAACGGATTCCTTTATCTCTGCCGCATCATTCCAAGAAACTACACGGGTGTTGACTGAAGCTGCAATCATGGGCAAGAAAGATGATTTGCGAGGACTGAAAGAGAATGTGATTGTGGGTAGGCTTGTTCCGGCGGGAACAGGATTGTCTTTTCATAGCAAACGGAAGAATCAAGAGAAGGTACCTGAGTTGGGTTTAGAATCAGGTATTTCAATAGATAGTACAGTTTAA
- the rplA gene encoding 50S ribosomal protein L1 — translation MARSSNRYKAIAGKVDRTKVYPVDDALGLIKEAATAKFDESIDVAVNLGIDAKKSDQAVRGSVVLPAGTGKTVRVAVFAQGDKAKEAQEAGADIVGFDDLAAEIKAGNINFDVAIASPDAMRVVGQLGQILGPRSLMPNPKVGTVTADIAGAVKNAKAGQVQFRADKTGIIHCTIGRASFGVDALKQNLKALIEALNKSKPASSKGVYLRKVSVSSTMGIGVRVDQTSIS, via the coding sequence ATGGCGCGCTCATCAAATCGCTATAAAGCTATTGCCGGAAAAGTGGATCGCACTAAGGTGTATCCGGTAGATGATGCATTAGGGTTGATCAAAGAAGCAGCGACTGCAAAATTTGATGAATCTATCGATGTTGCGGTTAATCTTGGAATTGATGCGAAGAAATCTGACCAAGCCGTGCGAGGCTCGGTCGTTTTGCCAGCAGGAACTGGAAAAACAGTTCGTGTCGCGGTATTTGCACAAGGAGATAAAGCAAAAGAGGCTCAAGAAGCAGGGGCTGATATTGTAGGTTTTGATGATCTGGCGGCCGAGATTAAGGCTGGTAATATCAACTTCGATGTCGCTATTGCAAGTCCCGATGCGATGCGCGTGGTTGGTCAATTAGGTCAGATTCTGGGGCCGCGTAGTTTAATGCCGAACCCGAAAGTTGGTACAGTGACTGCGGATATCGCGGGTGCCGTTAAGAATGCAAAAGCTGGGCAGGTTCAATTTAGAGCGGATAAAACCGGCATCATTCATTGCACGATTGGTAGAGCATCGTTTGGTGTGGATGCATTAAAACAAAATTTAAAAGCGCTGATTGAAGCGCTTAACAAATCCAAACCGGCTTCGTCTAAAGGTGTTTATCTCAGGAAAGTATCGGTTTCGAGCACCATGGGTATTGGTGTGCGGGTTGATCAAACAAGTATTTCGTAG
- the rplK gene encoding 50S ribosomal protein L11: MAKKIIGYIKLQVPAGKANPSPPIGPALGQRQLNIMEFCKAFNAATQKMEPGLPVPVIITAYADKSFTFVMKTTPASVLIKKAAGIGKGSSKPHLDKVGKLSRSQAEEIAKTKMPDLTAADLDAAVRTIAGSARSMGIEVEGV; the protein is encoded by the coding sequence GTGGCAAAGAAAATTATTGGATATATTAAGTTACAGGTACCTGCGGGAAAAGCTAATCCGAGTCCGCCTATTGGTCCGGCATTAGGTCAGCGTCAGCTGAATATCATGGAATTCTGTAAAGCGTTTAACGCGGCTACGCAGAAAATGGAACCAGGCTTGCCCGTGCCCGTCATCATTACTGCATATGCGGATAAAAGTTTTACATTTGTAATGAAAACAACGCCAGCGTCGGTTTTGATCAAGAAAGCCGCTGGTATCGGTAAAGGAAGCTCTAAACCGCATTTGGATAAGGTCGGAAAACTAAGCCGTAGTCAAGCTGAAGAAATTGCCAAAACAAAAATGCCAGATTTGACTGCGGCGGATTTGGATGCTGCCGTGCGAACGATTGCAGGAAGTGCAAGAAGTATGGGCATAGAAGTGGAGGGTGTATAG
- the rplL gene encoding 50S ribosomal protein L7/L12, whose translation MAVTKEEILDAIANMTVLELSQLIKEMEEKFGVSAVATAAVAVAAPSGGAAAPAAAEQTEFTVILSSAGESKVNVIKVVRAVTGLGLKEAKDLVDGAPKPVKEGVSKEDAAAIQKQLVEAGATCEIK comes from the coding sequence ATGGCTGTAACAAAAGAAGAAATATTAGATGCAATTGCGAATATGACCGTACTTGAATTGTCGCAATTGATTAAAGAAATGGAGGAAAAATTCGGCGTGTCCGCTGTCGCAACCGCTGCTGTTGCAGTTGCTGCTCCAAGCGGTGGTGCTGCCGCTCCTGCGGCTGCCGAGCAAACTGAGTTTACCGTGATTCTGTCGTCTGCCGGTGAGAGTAAAGTTAATGTGATCAAAGTGGTCAGAGCAGTAACCGGACTCGGTTTGAAAGAAGCAAAAGATCTGGTTGACGGTGCACCGAAACCCGTTAAGGAAGGCGTATCGAAGGAAGATGCTGCTGCTATCCAGAAACAATTGGTGGAAGCCGGCGCAACTTGCGAAATTAAGTAA
- the nusG gene encoding transcription termination/antitermination protein NusG has product MSKKWYVIHAYSGYEKSVQRALKDRIERAGMQDKFGQILVPVEEVIEMKSGQKNISERKFFPGYVLVEMEMSDDSWHLVKNTEKVTGFVGGSVMKPTPISQKEVDNILHQIQEGVEKPKPKILFEIGEAVRVKEGPFTDFHGNVEDVNYDKSKLRVSVSIFGRPTPVELDFNQVEKS; this is encoded by the coding sequence ATGAGTAAGAAATGGTATGTGATTCACGCTTATTCAGGTTATGAGAAAAGTGTACAACGTGCATTGAAGGATCGCATTGAGCGGGCTGGTATGCAGGATAAATTTGGCCAAATTCTGGTACCGGTTGAAGAAGTAATAGAAATGAAAAGCGGTCAAAAGAATATCAGCGAACGGAAATTCTTTCCCGGATATGTGTTAGTGGAAATGGAGATGTCTGATGATTCCTGGCACTTGGTTAAGAATACTGAGAAGGTGACAGGATTTGTCGGAGGTTCTGTTATGAAGCCTACTCCGATCAGTCAGAAGGAAGTTGATAATATACTTCATCAAATTCAAGAAGGCGTTGAGAAACCGAAACCGAAGATCCTATTTGAAATAGGTGAAGCTGTGCGCGTTAAAGAGGGACCTTTCACAGATTTCCATGGAAATGTGGAAGATGTCAATTACGACAAGAGCAAACTTAGAGTTTCGGTTTCTATATTTGGGCGGCCAACCCCCGTTGAATTGGACTTTAATCAAGTAGAAAAATCCTGA
- the rplJ gene encoding 50S ribosomal protein L10, which yields MSLNLEEKKAIVAEVSAQVANAQAIIIAEYRGMEVGQMTQLRAKTRESGIYFHVIKNSLVRRAVADTPYAGLAKHMVGPLAYGIGTDPVAAAKVLHEFSKDNEKFVIKVGAIGEQVISRDEITALAALPGREELLARLLGTMQAPIAKFVQTLNEVPARFVRGLAMVRDSK from the coding sequence TTGAGTCTTAATCTTGAAGAGAAAAAAGCAATTGTAGCGGAAGTGAGTGCTCAAGTGGCAAACGCTCAAGCGATCATTATTGCAGAGTATCGCGGGATGGAAGTTGGTCAAATGACACAGCTGAGAGCAAAAACTCGTGAATCAGGGATTTATTTTCATGTCATAAAAAATTCATTGGTTCGCCGTGCTGTAGCGGATACGCCCTATGCAGGCTTGGCCAAACATATGGTGGGTCCGCTTGCTTACGGCATAGGTACTGATCCAGTGGCGGCTGCAAAAGTGCTGCATGAATTTTCCAAAGACAATGAAAAGTTCGTGATCAAAGTTGGTGCAATTGGCGAGCAAGTCATATCGCGTGATGAAATTACTGCATTGGCGGCGTTGCCAGGTCGTGAAGAACTGCTAGCAAGATTGCTGGGAACAATGCAAGCGCCTATTGCCAAGTTTGTACAAACATTGAATGAGGTACCTGCTCGGTTTGTGCGCGGTTTGGCTATGGTGCGTGATAGCAAATAA